One window of Anaeromyxobacter diazotrophicus genomic DNA carries:
- a CDS encoding 4Fe-4S binding protein — translation MIEILKARLRLGRQTVAWPDGPARFPERFRGRPVLDPARCTAGCAACLEACATAAVTAPGTPEMALDLGRCLFCGACAEACSEGALTFTRDFRLATRTREELVVAGDEAKLARALDARMRALFGRSLRLRQVSAGGCNGCEAELNATGNIQFDLSRFGVQFVASPRHADGLVVTGPVTENMLTALRKTYEATPAPKLVIAVGACAISGGPFAGSPVVNDGVAGAIPGVPVDLFIPGCPPHPITIGDGLLRLLGRVTHEDLRVATTGVVGAAES, via the coding sequence GTGATCGAGATCCTCAAGGCGCGGCTGCGCCTCGGCCGCCAGACGGTGGCGTGGCCGGACGGGCCGGCGCGCTTCCCCGAGCGCTTCCGCGGGCGGCCCGTCCTCGACCCGGCGCGCTGCACCGCCGGCTGCGCCGCCTGCCTCGAGGCCTGCGCGACCGCCGCCGTCACCGCGCCCGGGACGCCGGAGATGGCGCTCGACCTCGGCCGCTGCCTCTTCTGCGGCGCGTGCGCCGAGGCCTGCTCCGAGGGCGCGCTCACGTTCACCCGCGACTTCCGCCTGGCGACGCGGACGCGCGAGGAGCTCGTCGTCGCCGGGGACGAGGCGAAGCTCGCCCGCGCCCTCGACGCGCGGATGCGCGCGCTCTTCGGGCGCTCGCTGCGCCTGCGGCAGGTCTCGGCCGGCGGCTGCAACGGCTGCGAGGCGGAGCTCAACGCCACCGGCAACATCCAGTTCGACCTGTCGCGCTTCGGCGTCCAGTTCGTGGCGTCGCCGCGCCACGCCGACGGCCTGGTCGTCACCGGCCCGGTGACGGAGAACATGCTCACCGCGCTCCGCAAGACCTACGAGGCGACGCCCGCCCCCAAGCTCGTCATCGCGGTCGGCGCCTGCGCCATCTCCGGGGGACCCTTCGCCGGCAGCCCGGTCGTGAACGACGGCGTCGCGGGCGCCATCCCCGGCGTGCCGGTCGATCTCTTCATCCCCGGCTGCCCCCCTCACCCCATCACCATCGGCGACGGCCTCCTCCGCCTGCTCGGCCGCGTGACGCACGAGGACCTGCGGGTCGCGACGACGGGAGTGGTCGGGGCCGCGGAGAGCTGA
- a CDS encoding hydrogenase large subunit yields MSGLLETWNGEAVEAREVPLVPVDRFQDGLCQAIAAGGRVSALFGRRHEENRVLVTAVLADDRESRLGLLSTVVGARWPSLSDEFPALQAFERELAEQYGVVPEGHPWLKPLRFEHARMPVRDAFGRSEPFPDIPGDYPFFRVEGEEIHEVAVGPVHAGIIEPGHFRFQCHGEQVLHLEISLGYQHRGAERLLEGASLPRALRLAESLAGDTSIGHGLAFCRAMEALAGVEAPPRGSYLRGIALELERLANHVGDLGAIAGDVGFQPTAAGCGALRAEFLNATAELCGNRFGRGLLVPGGVRVDLSAGDAARLADKLANAFARVRESVALLFRSPSARNRTDGTGVVSRELCDALGLVGPAARASGASRDVRRDHPFGLYRFTHLPVATGESGDVFARAWVRWLEIDRSAGFVLDHLRGLPEGPVRAALPALPPGRLAVSMVEGWRGEIAHVALTDDQGRLGRYKVKDPSFHNWMGLAQALRGEQVSDFPLCNKSFNLSYAGHDL; encoded by the coding sequence GTGTCCGGCCTGCTCGAGACGTGGAACGGCGAGGCGGTGGAGGCGCGCGAGGTCCCGCTCGTCCCGGTGGACCGCTTCCAGGACGGGCTGTGCCAGGCCATCGCGGCCGGCGGCCGCGTCTCGGCGCTCTTCGGCCGGCGCCACGAGGAGAACCGGGTGCTGGTCACGGCGGTCCTCGCGGACGACCGCGAGAGCCGGCTCGGGCTCCTCTCCACCGTGGTCGGCGCCCGCTGGCCCTCGCTGTCGGACGAGTTCCCCGCGCTGCAGGCCTTCGAGCGCGAGCTGGCCGAGCAGTACGGCGTGGTCCCGGAGGGCCACCCCTGGCTGAAGCCGCTGCGGTTCGAGCACGCCCGGATGCCGGTGCGGGACGCCTTCGGCCGCAGCGAGCCCTTCCCCGACATCCCGGGCGACTACCCGTTCTTCCGGGTCGAGGGCGAGGAGATCCACGAGGTGGCGGTCGGCCCGGTGCACGCCGGGATCATCGAGCCCGGCCACTTCCGCTTCCAGTGCCACGGCGAGCAGGTGCTCCACCTCGAGATCAGCCTCGGCTACCAGCACCGCGGCGCGGAGCGGCTGCTGGAGGGGGCGAGCCTGCCGCGCGCGCTGCGCCTGGCGGAGAGCCTCGCCGGCGACACCTCCATCGGCCACGGGCTCGCCTTCTGCCGCGCGATGGAGGCGCTGGCGGGCGTCGAGGCCCCGCCGCGCGGCTCCTACCTGCGCGGGATCGCGCTCGAGCTGGAGCGGCTCGCGAACCACGTGGGCGATTTGGGCGCCATCGCCGGCGACGTCGGGTTCCAGCCCACCGCCGCCGGCTGCGGCGCGCTGCGGGCCGAGTTCCTCAACGCCACCGCCGAGCTGTGCGGGAACCGCTTCGGCCGCGGCCTGCTCGTCCCCGGCGGCGTGCGGGTGGACCTGTCCGCCGGCGACGCGGCGCGGCTCGCCGACAAGCTGGCGAACGCCTTCGCGCGGGTGCGCGAGTCGGTGGCGCTCCTCTTCCGCTCGCCCTCGGCCCGCAACCGCACCGACGGCACCGGCGTCGTCTCGCGCGAGCTGTGCGACGCGCTCGGGCTGGTGGGCCCGGCGGCGCGCGCCTCGGGCGCCTCGCGCGACGTCCGGCGGGACCACCCGTTCGGCCTCTACCGCTTCACCCACCTGCCGGTCGCGACCGGCGAGTCGGGCGACGTCTTCGCCCGGGCCTGGGTGCGGTGGCTCGAGATCGACCGGAGCGCCGGCTTCGTGCTCGATCACCTGCGCGGCCTCCCGGAGGGCCCGGTGCGCGCCGCGCTCCCGGCGCTCCCTCCGGGGCGGCTGGCCGTCTCGATGGTCGAGGGCTGGCGCGGCGAGATCGCCCACGTCGCGCTGACGGACGACCAGGGCCGGCTCGGGCGCTACAAGGTGAAGGACCCCTCGTTCCACAACTGGATGGGGCTCGCCCAGGCGCTGCGCGGCGAGCAGGTGAGCGACTTCCCGCTCTGCAACAAGAGCTTCAACCTCTCCTACGCGGGGCACGACCTGTGA
- a CDS encoding proton-conducting transporter transmembrane domain-containing protein — MFFVILAPLALAAVAFAGPSQARRPLALLAGAVLHLGGVAVLWVTRPGPALGGWLELDPLARIVLPMTSALFCVCAVYAQGYLKRRPDRDNRVFVGGLLVLLSAMTVVTLSQHLGLLWVAIELTTLSTAPLIYFDKTARSLEAAWKYLLVCSLGIALALLGTFFLALAGAGPGGPRSLLLGDLTRAGAALSSPWVRAGFVFLLVGYGTKMGLAPLHSWKPDAYGEAPGVLGALLSGGVTSVGFVALARVLQVCSAAGEAPFARDALVGIGLLSMALAAVFMIGQRDFKRMLAYSSVEHMGILTLGLGLGGAAASGAMFHTVNNGLTKGVLFLTAGNLHRSYGSKRVDDVRGAARRLPVSGPLFLAGFLAVTGSPPFGPFFSEFSILNGALGGGRWVVGALYLAFLSIIFVGMGATVLKVVLGDPAGAPEVKAHGDSWLTAGPPLFLMAVVLLLGLFLPRELASLFDAAAARVGG; from the coding sequence ATGTTCTTCGTCATCCTCGCCCCGCTCGCGCTCGCGGCGGTCGCCTTCGCCGGACCCTCGCAGGCGCGCCGGCCGCTCGCGCTGCTGGCGGGGGCGGTCCTCCACCTCGGCGGCGTCGCCGTCCTCTGGGTGACGCGGCCGGGCCCGGCGCTCGGCGGCTGGCTCGAGCTCGACCCGCTGGCGCGGATCGTCCTGCCCATGACGAGCGCGCTCTTCTGCGTCTGCGCCGTCTACGCGCAGGGCTACCTGAAGCGCCGCCCCGACCGCGACAACCGCGTCTTCGTGGGCGGGCTGCTCGTCCTGCTCTCCGCCATGACGGTGGTGACCCTGTCGCAGCACCTCGGCCTGCTCTGGGTGGCCATCGAGCTCACCACCCTCTCCACCGCGCCGCTCATCTACTTCGACAAGACCGCGCGCTCGCTCGAGGCGGCCTGGAAGTACCTCCTCGTCTGCTCGCTCGGCATCGCGCTGGCGCTGCTCGGCACCTTCTTCCTGGCGCTGGCCGGCGCCGGCCCGGGGGGGCCGCGCTCGCTGCTCCTCGGCGACCTCACCCGCGCCGGCGCCGCGCTCTCGTCGCCCTGGGTCCGGGCCGGCTTCGTGTTCCTGCTGGTCGGCTACGGCACGAAGATGGGCCTCGCGCCCCTCCACTCCTGGAAGCCCGACGCCTACGGCGAGGCGCCCGGCGTCCTGGGCGCGCTCCTCTCCGGCGGCGTGACGAGCGTCGGGTTCGTCGCGCTCGCCCGCGTGCTGCAGGTGTGCTCCGCGGCCGGCGAGGCGCCCTTCGCGCGCGACGCGCTGGTGGGCATCGGGCTCCTCTCGATGGCGCTCGCGGCGGTGTTCATGATCGGCCAGCGCGACTTCAAGCGCATGCTGGCCTACTCGTCGGTCGAGCACATGGGCATCCTCACCCTGGGGCTCGGGCTGGGCGGGGCGGCCGCCTCCGGCGCCATGTTCCACACCGTCAACAACGGGCTCACCAAGGGCGTCCTGTTCCTCACCGCCGGCAACCTCCACCGCTCCTACGGCTCGAAGCGCGTCGACGACGTGCGGGGCGCGGCGCGGCGCCTGCCGGTCTCGGGCCCGCTCTTCCTGGCCGGGTTCCTGGCCGTCACCGGCTCGCCGCCGTTCGGCCCGTTCTTCTCCGAGTTCTCCATCCTGAACGGCGCGCTGGGCGGCGGCCGCTGGGTGGTGGGCGCGCTCTACCTCGCCTTCCTCTCCATCATCTTCGTGGGGATGGGCGCCACCGTGCTGAAGGTGGTGCTGGGCGACCCGGCCGGCGCGCCGGAGGTGAAGGCGCACGGCGACAGCTGGCTCACCGCCGGGCCGCCGCTCTTCCTGATGGCGGTGGTGCTCCTGCTCGGGCTCTTCCTGCCGCGGGAGCTGGCGAGCCTCTTCGACGCCGCCGCGGCGCGGGTGGGGGGTTAG
- a CDS encoding NADH-quinone oxidoreductase subunit K — protein sequence MSAWTEMVFILVVVLDFFLLASSRLKAVIRAAAAQGALLAVLPLLLASHAAELGHVLALSVGALVVKGVVIPWLLLWAIREAAIRREVEPIVGFIPSLILGGLGVALAFAFSSAMPLPTPEKHDFIVPTALSTVWTGLLLVVSRRKAVSQVIGFLVLENGVFVFGLLLSDFMPTMVEAGVLLDLFAAVFVMGIVMFHINREFSSLDTEKLSALKD from the coding sequence ATGTCCGCCTGGACCGAGATGGTGTTCATCCTGGTGGTGGTCCTCGACTTCTTCCTGCTCGCGTCGAGCCGCCTCAAGGCCGTCATCCGCGCCGCCGCCGCCCAGGGCGCGCTGCTGGCGGTCCTGCCGCTGCTCCTCGCCTCGCACGCCGCCGAGCTCGGCCACGTCCTCGCCCTCTCCGTCGGCGCGCTGGTGGTGAAGGGCGTCGTCATCCCGTGGCTGCTCCTGTGGGCCATCCGCGAGGCCGCCATCCGCCGCGAGGTGGAGCCCATCGTCGGGTTCATCCCGTCGCTCATCCTGGGCGGCCTGGGGGTCGCGCTCGCCTTCGCCTTCTCGAGCGCCATGCCGCTGCCCACCCCCGAGAAGCACGACTTCATCGTGCCCACCGCGCTCTCCACGGTGTGGACCGGCCTCCTGCTCGTCGTGTCGCGGCGCAAGGCGGTCTCCCAGGTGATCGGGTTCCTGGTGCTGGAGAACGGCGTGTTCGTCTTCGGCCTGCTCCTCTCGGACTTCATGCCGACCATGGTCGAGGCCGGCGTGCTGCTCGACCTCTTCGCGGCGGTGTTCGTGATGGGGATCGTCATGTTCCACATCAACCGCGAGTTCTCGTCGCTCGACACGGAGAAGCTCTCCGCGTTGAAGGATTGA
- a CDS encoding respiratory chain complex I subunit 1 family protein, which produces MLLALAYLAAFLALPPLLLGIVNRVKSRFAGREGPPPWQLYADLARLLRKGAVYSRTTTWVFRAGPVVGLAAVATAGLLTPFGGAPAAIGFAGDFVLFAYLLGLARFFTVLAALDTGSSFEGMGAAREVTFSSLAEPALFLCLMTLARATGSLSLGGMFGPALPLAWGRAAPALLLTAIALFVVALAENARIPVDDPNTHLELTMIHEVMVLDHSGPDLALILYGASLKLFLFGALFVRLVLGFPVEGLAGLAMFLAGLAGFAALVGVIESIMARLRLVRVPQLLVGASVLSAFGLVLLLR; this is translated from the coding sequence ATGCTCCTCGCCCTCGCCTACCTGGCGGCCTTCCTCGCCCTCCCGCCGCTCCTGCTCGGGATCGTGAACCGCGTGAAGTCGCGCTTCGCCGGGCGCGAGGGGCCGCCGCCGTGGCAGCTCTACGCCGACCTGGCGCGGCTGCTGCGCAAGGGCGCCGTCTACAGCCGCACCACGACCTGGGTGTTCCGCGCCGGCCCGGTGGTGGGCCTCGCCGCGGTGGCCACCGCCGGCCTGCTCACCCCCTTCGGCGGCGCGCCGGCCGCGATCGGGTTCGCGGGCGACTTCGTCCTCTTCGCCTACCTGCTCGGGCTGGCGCGCTTCTTCACCGTGCTCGCCGCGCTCGACACCGGCTCGTCCTTCGAGGGCATGGGCGCCGCGCGCGAGGTGACCTTCTCCAGCCTGGCGGAGCCCGCCCTCTTCCTCTGCCTCATGACCCTGGCGCGCGCCACCGGGTCGCTCTCGCTGGGCGGGATGTTCGGCCCGGCCCTCCCGCTCGCCTGGGGGCGCGCCGCCCCGGCGCTCCTGCTCACCGCCATCGCGCTCTTCGTGGTGGCGCTGGCCGAGAACGCGCGCATCCCGGTGGACGACCCCAACACCCACCTCGAGCTCACCATGATCCACGAGGTCATGGTGCTCGACCACTCCGGGCCGGACCTCGCGCTCATCCTCTACGGCGCGTCGCTCAAGCTGTTCCTGTTCGGCGCGCTCTTCGTCCGGCTCGTCCTCGGCTTCCCGGTCGAGGGCCTGGCCGGGCTGGCGATGTTCCTGGCCGGGCTGGCGGGGTTCGCGGCGCTGGTCGGGGTCATCGAGTCGATCATGGCGCGGCTGCGGCTGGTGCGGGTGCCGCAACTCCTGGTGGGCGCGTCCGTCCTCTCCGCCTTCGGCCTCGTCCTCCTGCTCCGGTGA
- a CDS encoding proton-conducting transporter transmembrane domain-containing protein, which produces MSLALVLAGLVLASCSGGAALALRRAPALAQRAACAVLVAGAALGIAGAALALGGAAPAGLHARWSVPGGALAVRLDALGAVFLLPVFGIPAAGSVYGLAYFAQARRGAQALRLQGFYGLVTGAMALVVLAANAMLFLAAWEVMALCGFLLVLTEQEKPEVQRAGFVYLAATHVGTLALFALFALLGSAAGSFDFARMAGAGLPATWGVFALALLGFGLKAGLMPLHFWLPGAHAAAPSHVSALLSGVLLKTGLYGILRVTGFFAAPPLGWGLALLAVGAASAVLGVAFALAQHDLKRLLAYHSVENVGIIAMGIGLALVGRAVGDPALVLLGFAGGALHVVNHALFKALLFLGAGAVDHACGTRELDRLGGLARAMPLTAALFLLGAVAISALPPLNGFVSEWLVYLGALRALSAPSLAAWAALAAPALALVGGLAAACFAKVFGTVFLGTPRSDQGARAHEAARAMLAPMAGLAACCVLIGLFPGLLLPALRRAASAWAPPAAGLAAGAARSAVDSASALTGCAAVLLAAAGLLAAWRRRRARGAPAAETWGCGYTRPTARMQYTGSSFAEMLTLRFGWAFFPRARVEPPRGPFPRRATFSSHVPDTVLDVALLPLLASASWGAERVRRLHRGQVQGQALLVGLTLLALLAWRFLWW; this is translated from the coding sequence GTGAGCCTCGCCCTCGTCCTCGCGGGTCTCGTGCTGGCGTCCTGCTCCGGAGGTGCCGCGCTCGCGCTGCGGCGCGCGCCCGCCCTCGCCCAGCGCGCCGCCTGCGCGGTGCTCGTGGCCGGGGCGGCGCTCGGGATCGCCGGCGCCGCCCTGGCGCTCGGCGGCGCGGCGCCGGCCGGGCTGCACGCCCGCTGGAGCGTCCCGGGCGGCGCGCTCGCGGTGCGCCTGGACGCGCTGGGCGCGGTCTTCCTCCTGCCCGTGTTCGGGATCCCGGCGGCGGGCTCGGTCTACGGCCTCGCCTACTTCGCGCAGGCGCGCCGCGGCGCGCAGGCGCTCCGGCTGCAGGGGTTCTACGGGCTCGTCACCGGCGCGATGGCGCTGGTGGTGCTGGCGGCCAACGCGATGCTGTTCCTCGCCGCCTGGGAGGTGATGGCGCTGTGCGGCTTCCTGCTCGTGCTCACCGAGCAGGAGAAGCCGGAGGTGCAGCGCGCGGGCTTCGTCTACCTGGCCGCGACCCACGTCGGCACCCTGGCGCTCTTCGCGCTCTTCGCGCTGCTCGGGAGCGCGGCCGGCTCCTTCGACTTCGCGCGCATGGCCGGCGCGGGCCTGCCCGCGACCTGGGGGGTGTTCGCGCTGGCGCTGCTCGGGTTCGGCCTCAAGGCCGGGCTCATGCCGCTCCACTTCTGGCTCCCCGGCGCGCACGCCGCCGCGCCCAGCCACGTCTCGGCGCTCCTCTCGGGCGTCCTGCTCAAGACCGGCCTCTACGGGATCTTGCGCGTGACCGGCTTCTTCGCCGCCCCGCCGCTCGGCTGGGGGCTCGCGCTCCTCGCGGTGGGCGCCGCCTCGGCGGTGCTGGGGGTCGCCTTCGCGCTGGCGCAGCACGACCTGAAGCGCCTGCTCGCCTACCACTCGGTGGAGAACGTCGGCATCATCGCCATGGGGATCGGGCTCGCGCTGGTGGGCCGCGCCGTGGGCGATCCCGCCCTGGTCCTGCTCGGCTTCGCCGGCGGCGCGCTCCACGTCGTGAACCACGCGCTCTTCAAGGCGCTGCTCTTCCTCGGCGCCGGCGCGGTCGACCACGCCTGCGGGACGCGCGAGCTCGACCGGCTGGGGGGCCTGGCGCGCGCGATGCCGCTCACCGCGGCGCTGTTCCTGCTCGGCGCGGTCGCCATCAGCGCGCTCCCGCCGCTCAACGGCTTCGTCTCCGAGTGGCTCGTCTACCTCGGGGCGCTGCGGGCGCTGTCGGCCCCGTCGCTGGCGGCGTGGGCCGCGCTGGCGGCGCCGGCGCTGGCCCTGGTGGGCGGCCTCGCGGCGGCCTGCTTCGCGAAGGTGTTCGGGACGGTCTTCCTGGGGACGCCGCGCTCGGACCAGGGCGCGCGCGCGCACGAGGCGGCGCGGGCGATGCTCGCCCCCATGGCGGGGCTCGCCGCCTGCTGCGTGCTCATCGGCCTCTTCCCCGGGCTGCTCCTGCCGGCGCTGCGCCGGGCGGCCTCGGCCTGGGCGCCCCCGGCGGCCGGCCTCGCCGCCGGGGCGGCGCGGTCCGCGGTGGACTCCGCGAGCGCCCTCACCGGCTGCGCCGCCGTGCTCCTCGCGGCGGCCGGGCTCCTCGCCGCCTGGCGGCGGCGGCGCGCGCGCGGGGCGCCGGCGGCCGAGACGTGGGGCTGCGGCTACACCCGGCCCACCGCGCGGATGCAGTACACCGGCTCCTCCTTCGCCGAGATGCTGACCCTGCGCTTCGGCTGGGCGTTCTTCCCCCGCGCCCGCGTCGAGCCGCCGCGCGGCCCCTTCCCGCGGCGCGCCACCTTCAGCTCGCACGTCCCCGACACCGTCCTCGACGTCGCGCTCCTGCCCCTGCTCGCGAGCGCGAGCTGGGGCGCGGAGCGCGTGCGGCGCCTCCACCGCGGCCAGGTGCAGGGGCAGGCGCTGCTCGTCGGCCTCACCCTCCTCGCCCTCCTCGCCTGGCGCTTCCTCTGGTGGTAA